In Halorubellus sp. JP-L1, one DNA window encodes the following:
- a CDS encoding 30S ribosomal protein S15 yields MARMHTRRRGSSGSDKPAADEPPEWSDVDADAIEDRVVELKEQGHTPSQIGMKLRDEGVQGTPIPDVKLATGKKVKEILAENDATADLPEDLRSLMERAVRLRAHMDEHPLDASNKRALQNTESKVRRLVDYYRGDELDAEFTYEYEEAKEVLGYE; encoded by the coding sequence ATGGCACGAATGCATACTCGCCGCCGAGGCTCGTCCGGTTCGGACAAGCCAGCGGCAGACGAACCGCCGGAGTGGAGCGACGTCGACGCCGACGCCATCGAGGACCGCGTCGTCGAACTGAAAGAACAGGGCCACACCCCGTCCCAGATCGGGATGAAGCTACGCGACGAGGGCGTGCAGGGCACGCCGATCCCGGACGTGAAGCTCGCCACCGGGAAGAAGGTCAAGGAGATCCTCGCGGAGAACGACGCGACCGCTGACCTCCCCGAGGACCTCCGGAGTCTCATGGAGCGCGCCGTCCGCCTGCGCGCGCACATGGACGAGCACCCGCTGGACGCGTCGAACAAGCGCGCGCTCCAGAACACGGAGTCGAAAGTCCGCCGTCTCGTCGACTACTACCGTGGCGACGAGCTCGACGCGGAGTTCACGTACGAGTACGAGGAAGCGAAGGAAGTCCTCGGGTACGAGTAA
- a CDS encoding exonuclease RecJ → MSQSGPGGTDGGLDAASVAAEIADAPFVRVIARASGDAVAAAGLLGRVLASQGTPFQVSVGRTIEDRTRRVAEADDSSTAVVVGSSQATDAVHLDPDDEPASVAAWRLAGELGATADSVLALVGVAAAGVTPGAGSSARLVESAEAGGRLDRRPGVAGPVDDVVDVLVHSTLVHASFSGDEASARSALSTLGVDVDADVDASASADLSDDVQRRVASFVAVATTGASDAPARAGEAVERALRPYVLTDSDAPFATVVGYADVLSALASSAPGTGVAVALGHDVRDGALAAWREHSLAVHDAVASCERSRHDGVVVVRDVDAPLSTTARLVRDYRSPEPVVAAVDTDGDAVALAATPEFDVEDVLARVTTQTGGEYDGTADAGYATIDCDTDQFVTTLREEL, encoded by the coding sequence ATGTCGCAGTCAGGCCCCGGTGGTACCGACGGCGGGCTCGACGCCGCGAGCGTCGCGGCCGAGATAGCCGACGCGCCGTTCGTTCGCGTGATCGCTCGCGCGAGCGGCGACGCGGTCGCCGCCGCGGGACTGCTCGGGCGCGTGCTCGCGTCCCAGGGGACGCCGTTCCAGGTGAGCGTCGGCCGGACCATCGAGGACCGGACGCGTCGCGTCGCCGAGGCCGACGACTCGTCGACCGCGGTCGTCGTCGGGTCGTCGCAGGCGACCGACGCCGTCCATCTCGACCCGGACGACGAGCCGGCGAGCGTCGCCGCGTGGCGGCTCGCCGGCGAACTCGGCGCGACCGCGGACTCCGTGCTCGCGCTCGTCGGCGTCGCCGCGGCCGGCGTGACGCCGGGCGCGGGGTCGAGCGCGCGACTCGTCGAGTCCGCGGAGGCCGGGGGGCGACTCGATCGCCGCCCGGGCGTCGCGGGCCCCGTCGACGACGTCGTGGACGTGCTCGTGCACTCGACGCTCGTCCACGCGTCGTTCTCGGGCGACGAAGCGAGCGCGCGCAGCGCGCTCTCGACCCTCGGCGTGGACGTCGACGCCGACGTAGACGCCAGCGCTTCCGCGGACCTCTCGGACGACGTCCAGCGGCGCGTCGCGTCGTTCGTCGCCGTCGCGACGACGGGTGCGAGCGACGCACCGGCGCGCGCCGGCGAGGCCGTCGAGCGCGCGCTCCGCCCGTACGTCCTCACCGACTCGGACGCGCCGTTCGCGACGGTCGTCGGGTACGCGGACGTGCTGTCCGCGCTCGCGTCGAGCGCGCCCGGCACGGGCGTCGCGGTGGCGCTCGGGCACGACGTCCGCGACGGCGCGCTCGCGGCGTGGCGCGAGCACTCGCTCGCCGTCCACGACGCGGTCGCGTCCTGCGAGCGGTCGCGGCACGACGGCGTCGTGGTCGTTCGCGACGTCGACGCGCCGCTGTCGACGACCGCGCGTCTCGTCCGGGACTACCGGTCGCCGGAGCCCGTCGTCGCCGCGGTCGACACCGACGGAGACGCGGTCGCGCTCGCGGCCACTCCCGAATTCGACGTCGAGGACGTGCTCGCGCGCGTCACCACCCAGACCGGTGGCGAGTACGACGGGACCGCCGACGCGGGGTACGCGACCATCGACTGCGACACCGACCAGTTCGTGACGACGCTCAGAGAGGAACTATGA
- a CDS encoding KEOPS complex subunit Pcc1: MRTATITTTHEDAALVAAALAPDDTSEMQTTVDGDRVVTRIERETTSGLQSTVDDYVVNVDVAVQIAQHANQIPTKDT; encoded by the coding sequence ATGAGAACTGCGACGATCACCACCACGCACGAGGACGCCGCGCTCGTCGCGGCGGCGCTCGCACCGGACGACACGAGCGAGATGCAGACGACCGTCGACGGGGACCGCGTCGTGACGCGCATCGAGCGCGAGACGACCAGCGGCCTGCAGTCGACGGTCGACGACTACGTGGTGAACGTGGACGTCGCGGTACAGATCGCACAGCACGCCAACCAGATACCTACCAAAGACACATGA
- a CDS encoding 30S ribosomal protein S3ae, with product MSERSVSRTKDQKRWYTIHAPEQFGREELGTTPADEPDQVLGRTIETTLGDLNKDASENNTKLTFKINDVGSDAAYTEFVSHELTRDYLRSLVRRGASKVEAYVTVLSTDDYRVQIQPVAFTTKKADASQEKAIRRAMIDQVEAAGEERTFEALVDSVVEGRMSSAIYSDAKTIYPLRRVEIQKMTLEARPEEVAAEEETAVEVDEDEVADEIETDAEE from the coding sequence ATGAGTGAACGATCAGTCTCCCGTACGAAGGACCAGAAGCGCTGGTACACGATTCACGCGCCCGAGCAGTTCGGTCGCGAGGAGCTCGGTACCACGCCCGCAGACGAACCGGATCAGGTGCTCGGTCGCACCATCGAAACCACGCTCGGCGACCTGAACAAGGACGCCAGCGAGAACAACACGAAGCTCACGTTCAAGATCAACGACGTGGGCAGCGACGCGGCGTACACGGAGTTCGTGTCCCACGAACTCACGCGGGACTACCTCCGTAGTCTCGTTCGCCGCGGCGCCTCGAAGGTCGAGGCGTACGTGACGGTGCTGTCGACGGACGACTACCGCGTCCAGATCCAGCCGGTCGCGTTCACGACGAAGAAGGCCGACGCGAGCCAGGAGAAGGCGATCCGTCGCGCGATGATCGACCAGGTCGAGGCCGCTGGCGAGGAGCGCACGTTCGAGGCGCTCGTCGACAGCGTCGTCGAGGGCCGGATGTCCTCGGCGATCTACAGCGACGCGAAGACGATCTACCCGCTGCGTCGCGTGGAGATCCAGAAGATGACGCTCGAGGCGCGTCCCGAGGAGGTCGCTGCCGAGGAGGAGACCGCCGTCGAGGTCGACGAGGACGAGGTCGCGGACGAGATCGAAACGGACGCAGAGGAGTAA
- a CDS encoding plastocyanin/azurin family copper-binding protein, which yields MNRRSVLASGALATAGAVSGCLAMFNSAGGDADDYDVGMTDSAFDPETVTVAVGDTVVWKNTSGRSHTVTAYDSGLPDGADYFASGGFEDEQAARDAWKRGAGGIVSGDTYEHAFDVAGEYEYVCIPHERQAMTGTIVVEE from the coding sequence ATGAATCGTCGCTCGGTCCTCGCTTCGGGCGCGCTCGCGACGGCGGGCGCGGTCTCGGGCTGTCTCGCGATGTTCAACAGCGCCGGTGGCGACGCCGACGACTACGACGTCGGGATGACCGACAGCGCGTTCGACCCGGAGACAGTCACGGTCGCCGTCGGCGACACCGTCGTCTGGAAGAACACGAGCGGGCGCTCGCACACCGTCACCGCGTACGACTCCGGCCTCCCCGACGGCGCCGACTACTTCGCGTCCGGCGGATTCGAGGACGAGCAGGCGGCGCGGGACGCCTGGAAGCGCGGCGCCGGCGGCATCGTCTCCGGCGACACGTACGAGCACGCGTTCGACGTCGCGGGCGAGTACGAGTACGTCTGCATCCCGCACGAACGCCAGGCGATGACGGGCACCATAGTCGTCGAGGAGTAG
- a CDS encoding protein sorting system archaetidylserine synthase (This PssA-like phosphatidyltransferase, along with a PssD-like decarboxylase, is required in Haloarchaea for the archaeosortase ArtA to replace the PGF-CTERM sorting signal with a C-terminal lipid anchor.) translates to MLPRFVGRLSLADAVTTANASLGFVAVVTAFADPALAARVVLLAGIADGLDGVVARYSGGSAAGPYLDSLADVASFCVAPAVVVYVTVTDAWGISVANPEPLLAVALVVPALFVAMGVVRLGLYTAHDTADDYTEGVQTTLAATILAAAVLSGVTDPRVLVVATAAFVYLMVSTVRYPDLLARDALLMGIVHALAVLVPHAFGRTFPWAILTLGVAYLLGGPWFYWRDDDQPTPNLYGNA, encoded by the coding sequence ATGTTGCCGCGGTTCGTCGGGCGATTGAGTCTCGCGGACGCAGTCACCACCGCGAACGCCTCGCTGGGGTTCGTCGCAGTGGTGACGGCGTTCGCCGACCCGGCGCTCGCGGCGCGCGTCGTCCTGCTCGCCGGCATCGCGGACGGCCTCGACGGCGTCGTCGCACGCTACTCGGGCGGGTCCGCGGCCGGCCCGTACCTGGACTCGCTCGCGGACGTCGCGTCGTTCTGCGTCGCACCCGCCGTCGTCGTCTACGTCACCGTCACCGACGCCTGGGGGATCTCCGTCGCGAACCCAGAACCGTTGCTCGCGGTCGCGCTCGTCGTTCCCGCGCTGTTCGTCGCGATGGGCGTCGTCCGCCTCGGCCTCTACACCGCACACGACACCGCCGACGACTACACGGAGGGCGTCCAGACGACGCTCGCCGCGACCATCCTCGCCGCCGCCGTCCTCTCCGGCGTCACCGACCCGCGCGTCCTCGTCGTCGCGACCGCCGCGTTCGTCTACCTCATGGTGTCCACGGTCCGCTACCCGGACCTCCTGGCGCGCGACGCGCTCCTCATGGGGATCGTGCACGCGCTCGCCGTCCTCGTCCCGCACGCGTTCGGGCGGACGTTCCCGTGGGCGATCCTCACGCTCGGCGTCGCGTACCTCCTCGGCGGCCCGTGGTTCTACTGGCGCGACGACGACCAGCCGACCCCGAACCTGTATGGAAACGCTTAG
- a CDS encoding HEAT repeat domain-containing protein, with protein sequence MSEDDAEDHADDDREPPENEVSDTQEGKGTPGEEPADAGDGETAEELAEESVDEDGDAAEDADADVEDADADVEDADADVEADTGPEDESTEEAAEAAAVESEAEDGETEEEKLPAEELTVEDLRERLDAIRERLDDAETEAALDDVEAEVAALEADVDTADLPEPDDEDEDAPAEELAGEIEDVQGDIEEARGPYAEDVASDVEAVAGTVADTRWTEDGHDEVVAVVESFLATAASTLQETFDVDEEDPDSLAAALEEAAAAIEAAGLDPDDDAETIQGLVEATEELEAGVEDAEEWDDLSIREQLAWHGVYDQLDHRKDFPPEWHALKVYEKNFDAEGVLVVLDRMDSDFMERHCLEVLEKLGPEEALDEMSQRAQRRDKAAIRVLGKIGSEEPVETLVEYVDADSDPELQKVTFRALGEIGSEEATQPIADKLVADSEDTRSRAARALGLIGDTRAIDALADVLADDDEADRVRASAAWALNQIGTEAALEEVKGYTEDRAYIVQAEAEKVA encoded by the coding sequence ATGAGCGAGGACGACGCCGAGGACCACGCCGACGACGACCGCGAACCCCCAGAGAACGAGGTCTCCGACACCCAGGAGGGGAAGGGGACGCCGGGCGAGGAGCCCGCCGACGCCGGGGACGGCGAGACCGCCGAGGAACTGGCCGAGGAATCGGTCGACGAAGACGGAGACGCCGCCGAGGACGCGGACGCCGACGTCGAGGACGCGGACGCCGACGTCGAGGACGCGGACGCCGACGTCGAGGCCGACACGGGTCCGGAGGACGAGTCGACGGAGGAAGCCGCGGAGGCGGCTGCCGTCGAGTCGGAGGCCGAGGACGGCGAGACCGAGGAGGAGAAACTGCCCGCCGAAGAGCTCACGGTCGAGGACCTCCGCGAGCGCCTGGACGCCATCCGCGAGCGACTCGACGACGCCGAGACCGAAGCGGCTCTCGACGACGTCGAAGCGGAGGTCGCGGCACTCGAGGCCGACGTCGACACCGCGGACCTCCCGGAACCGGACGACGAGGACGAGGACGCGCCCGCAGAGGAGCTCGCGGGCGAGATCGAAGACGTCCAGGGCGACATCGAGGAGGCTCGCGGCCCGTACGCGGAGGACGTCGCGAGCGACGTCGAGGCCGTCGCTGGCACGGTCGCGGACACGCGCTGGACGGAGGACGGACACGACGAGGTCGTGGCCGTCGTCGAGTCGTTCCTGGCGACCGCCGCGTCAACGCTCCAGGAGACGTTCGACGTCGACGAAGAGGACCCGGATTCGCTCGCCGCCGCCCTGGAGGAGGCCGCGGCAGCCATCGAGGCCGCGGGCCTGGACCCGGACGACGACGCCGAAACCATCCAGGGGCTCGTCGAGGCGACCGAGGAACTCGAGGCCGGCGTCGAGGACGCCGAGGAGTGGGACGACCTCTCCATCCGCGAGCAGCTCGCCTGGCACGGCGTCTACGACCAGCTCGACCACCGGAAGGACTTCCCGCCGGAGTGGCACGCGCTCAAGGTGTACGAGAAGAACTTCGACGCCGAGGGCGTCCTCGTCGTCCTCGACCGGATGGACTCGGACTTCATGGAACGGCACTGCCTCGAGGTCCTGGAGAAGCTCGGTCCCGAGGAAGCCCTGGACGAGATGAGCCAGCGCGCCCAGCGCCGGGACAAGGCCGCCATCCGCGTGCTCGGGAAGATCGGGAGCGAGGAGCCAGTCGAGACGCTCGTCGAGTACGTCGACGCGGACTCCGACCCGGAACTCCAGAAGGTGACGTTCCGTGCGCTCGGCGAGATCGGGAGCGAAGAGGCGACGCAGCCGATCGCGGACAAGCTCGTCGCGGACAGCGAGGACACGCGGTCGCGCGCTGCTCGCGCACTCGGTCTCATCGGTGACACGCGCGCGATCGACGCGCTCGCGGACGTCCTCGCCGACGACGACGAAGCCGATCGCGTTCGCGCCAGCGCCGCCTGGGCGCTGAACCAGATCGGGACCGAAGCAGCTCTCGAGGAAGTCAAGGGCTACACCGAGGATCGCGCGTACATCGTGCAGGCCGAAGCCGAGAAGGTCGCGTAA
- a CDS encoding phospholipase D-like domain-containing protein: MPSRPLHVAFVIALLVAPATAPAAAGASNATVTASTATASAATTSTPLSPGGADAVAPADDAAVVAAYPNPVVDGDVGEYVLLRFPEPTAVGNWTLSDGETTVGFPNRTLSGRVLVAANVSAARSLLANHSIGDASGGPGNDSATTAAAGAVAAVEAPGLALANGGETLSLATPDGRVVGELAYADAPEGERYRDGAFHALGETDHPPRTTRDVRTRTFVTPDSAVPLAPIERADDRVYLAGYTFASERVARALERAAARGVDVQVLLDDAPVGGVTRRQVRVLDALDGTDVEIRALGGSRARYDYHHAKYLVADDAAVVLTENFKPSGTGGHANRGWGVVLDDAQTAGDLATVFQSDWRVPDARPWSTVDPDPDGDDQEEPPANGSYPTRIESANVTADAVTVVVAPDNAERTYTARLRNATDRVRVLQMSAERDGVLLREAIAAARRGVDVDVLLSSAWYAREENGRVVDSLNALAEREDLPLAARLVDPGGRFRKVHAKGVVVDDAVVLGSVNWNDHSLRENREVAVVLEGDAVATYYADAFRADWTGGPDPRVPRWLAALTALAVLALLVVLARRVDFDPRT; encoded by the coding sequence GTGCCATCGCGTCCGCTCCACGTCGCGTTCGTGATCGCGTTGCTCGTCGCACCAGCCACTGCGCCCGCAGCGGCGGGCGCGTCGAATGCGACCGTGACTGCGTCGACGGCAACGGCGTCGGCGGCGACGACGTCGACACCACTATCGCCTGGTGGAGCCGACGCAGTCGCACCTGCGGACGACGCTGCCGTCGTGGCGGCGTATCCGAATCCGGTCGTCGACGGCGACGTCGGCGAGTACGTCCTCCTCCGATTCCCCGAGCCGACGGCGGTCGGGAACTGGACGCTCTCGGACGGCGAGACGACCGTCGGGTTCCCGAACCGTACGCTGTCCGGGCGGGTGCTCGTGGCCGCGAACGTCTCCGCTGCGCGCTCGCTCCTCGCGAACCACTCCATCGGCGACGCCAGCGGCGGCCCAGGTAACGACAGCGCGACCACTGCCGCTGCCGGCGCCGTCGCGGCGGTCGAGGCGCCCGGTCTTGCGCTCGCGAACGGCGGGGAGACGCTCTCGCTCGCGACCCCGGACGGCCGGGTCGTCGGCGAGCTCGCGTACGCCGACGCGCCCGAGGGCGAACGCTACCGCGACGGCGCGTTCCACGCCCTCGGCGAGACCGACCACCCGCCGCGGACGACCCGCGACGTCCGAACCCGGACGTTCGTCACGCCCGATTCCGCGGTTCCGCTCGCGCCAATCGAGCGCGCCGACGACCGCGTCTACCTCGCCGGGTACACGTTCGCGTCCGAGCGCGTCGCCCGCGCGCTCGAACGCGCCGCCGCCCGTGGCGTCGACGTACAGGTCCTCCTCGACGACGCACCCGTCGGCGGCGTGACGCGGCGACAGGTACGCGTCCTCGACGCACTCGACGGGACCGACGTCGAGATACGCGCACTCGGCGGGTCTCGCGCCCGCTACGACTACCACCACGCGAAGTACCTCGTCGCCGACGACGCCGCGGTCGTCCTCACCGAGAACTTCAAGCCATCCGGGACCGGCGGCCACGCCAACCGTGGCTGGGGCGTCGTCCTCGACGACGCCCAGACCGCCGGCGACCTCGCGACGGTCTTCCAGAGCGACTGGCGCGTGCCAGACGCCCGCCCCTGGTCGACCGTCGACCCCGACCCCGACGGGGACGACCAGGAGGAACCGCCCGCGAACGGCTCGTACCCGACGCGGATCGAGTCCGCGAACGTCACCGCGGACGCCGTCACCGTCGTCGTCGCGCCCGACAACGCCGAGCGCACCTACACTGCACGCCTCCGGAACGCGACCGACCGCGTGCGCGTCCTCCAGATGAGCGCCGAGCGCGACGGCGTCCTCCTCCGGGAAGCGATCGCCGCCGCTCGCCGCGGCGTCGACGTCGACGTCCTCCTCTCGTCGGCGTGGTACGCGCGCGAGGAGAACGGGCGCGTCGTCGACTCCCTGAACGCGCTCGCCGAGCGCGAGGACCTCCCGCTCGCGGCGCGCCTCGTCGACCCCGGCGGTCGCTTCCGGAAGGTTCACGCGAAGGGCGTCGTCGTCGACGACGCCGTCGTCCTCGGCTCAGTCAACTGGAACGACCACTCGCTCCGCGAGAACCGCGAAGTCGCCGTCGTCCTCGAGGGCGACGCCGTCGCCACCTACTACGCCGACGCCTTCCGCGCGGACTGGACGGGCGGCCCCGACCCCCGGGTACCACGGTGGCTCGCCGCCCTCACCGCACTCGCCGTCCTCGCACTCCTCGTCGTCCTCGCCCGACGCGTCGACTTCGACCCCCGAACGTGA
- a CDS encoding DHH family phosphoesterase, whose amino-acid sequence MTAESAGEGAQRPVVYDLAPECTVDDVDADVPYLATVNGVVEYGVFVDLSESVSGLVHESNLDRTYSVGDDLVVELEAVRDNGDLSFVLADVADEYDVERVSEDVALTATSALSTQLGDRVHVEGEVTQIKQTGGPTVFQVRDEHGVVPATAFESAGVRAHPGIEVGDVVRVAGEVEKREGTHQIEVEHIEVLSGEAGDAVRERLESAMLDAAAPNDVEPLVEWEAFEKLRGDLEAVARELRKTVIEGRPIRLRHHADGDGMCASVPVQAALEAFIEDVHEDGDAKRHLFKRLPSKAPFYEMEDATRDLNFALEDRSRHGQKLPLLLMLDNGSTAEDVPAYETLAHYDIPIVVVDHHHPDPEAVEDLLTHHVNPYLYDEDYRVTTGMMCVELARMIHPEFADKLDHVPAVAGLADRSKAEAMTDYLELAAEAGYSEDDLRDISEALDYGAHWLRYNSGQHLINDALNVQCDDDDRHERLVEFLSSRSEARVDKQLDRAMQHVEHEELDNGAQLYRLDVENHARRFTYPAPGNTTGEVHDRKVKETGGPVITIGYGPDFAVLRSDGVRLDIPNMVSELTEEVPEGGVSGGGHLVVGSIKFVKGRREAVIDALVEKMAEADIDEDVSSLSAVDEV is encoded by the coding sequence ATGACTGCTGAATCTGCCGGTGAGGGTGCGCAGCGCCCGGTCGTCTACGACCTGGCGCCGGAGTGCACCGTCGACGACGTCGACGCGGACGTGCCGTATCTGGCGACGGTGAACGGGGTCGTCGAGTACGGCGTGTTCGTGGATCTGTCCGAGTCCGTGTCCGGGCTCGTTCACGAGTCGAATCTCGATCGAACGTACTCGGTCGGCGACGACCTCGTCGTCGAGCTGGAGGCTGTCCGCGACAACGGCGACCTGTCGTTCGTGCTGGCGGACGTCGCCGACGAGTACGACGTGGAGCGCGTGAGCGAGGACGTGGCGTTGACGGCGACGAGTGCGTTGTCGACGCAACTCGGAGATCGTGTGCACGTGGAGGGCGAGGTGACCCAGATCAAGCAGACTGGGGGGCCGACGGTGTTCCAGGTGCGGGACGAGCACGGTGTGGTGCCGGCGACGGCGTTCGAGTCCGCTGGCGTGCGCGCCCATCCGGGTATCGAGGTCGGTGACGTGGTTCGGGTCGCTGGCGAGGTCGAGAAGCGCGAGGGCACGCACCAGATAGAGGTAGAGCACATCGAGGTGCTCTCTGGCGAGGCCGGTGACGCGGTCCGGGAGCGCCTTGAGAGCGCGATGCTGGACGCGGCGGCGCCGAACGACGTGGAGCCGCTCGTGGAGTGGGAGGCGTTCGAGAAGCTCCGCGGCGACCTGGAGGCGGTGGCGCGAGAGCTCCGGAAGACCGTCATCGAGGGCCGGCCGATCCGGCTCCGTCATCACGCGGACGGCGACGGGATGTGCGCGAGCGTGCCGGTGCAGGCGGCGCTGGAGGCGTTCATCGAGGACGTCCACGAGGACGGCGACGCGAAGCGCCACCTGTTCAAGCGATTGCCGAGCAAGGCGCCGTTCTACGAGATGGAGGACGCGACGCGCGACCTGAACTTCGCGCTCGAGGACCGCTCGCGGCACGGCCAGAAGCTCCCGCTCCTGCTCATGCTGGACAACGGGAGTACGGCCGAGGACGTGCCAGCGTACGAGACGCTCGCGCACTACGACATCCCAATCGTCGTCGTCGACCACCACCACCCGGACCCGGAGGCGGTCGAGGACCTCCTGACGCATCACGTGAACCCGTACCTGTACGACGAGGACTACCGCGTGACGACGGGCATGATGTGCGTCGAGCTGGCGCGCATGATCCACCCCGAGTTCGCGGACAAGCTCGATCACGTGCCCGCGGTCGCTGGGCTCGCGGACCGGTCGAAGGCGGAGGCGATGACGGACTACCTCGAGCTGGCCGCGGAGGCTGGCTACAGCGAGGACGACCTCCGGGACATCTCGGAGGCGCTGGACTACGGCGCGCACTGGCTCCGGTACAACTCCGGCCAGCACCTCATCAACGACGCGCTGAACGTGCAGTGCGACGACGACGACCGCCACGAGCGACTCGTGGAGTTCCTGTCGTCGCGCTCGGAAGCGCGCGTGGACAAGCAACTCGACCGGGCGATGCAGCACGTCGAGCACGAGGAACTCGACAACGGCGCGCAACTGTACCGGCTGGACGTCGAGAACCACGCCCGCCGGTTCACGTACCCGGCGCCGGGGAACACGACCGGTGAAGTCCACGACCGGAAGGTCAAGGAGACGGGCGGTCCCGTGATCACGATCGGGTACGGCCCGGACTTCGCGGTGCTGCGCTCCGACGGCGTTCGCCTGGACATCCCGAACATGGTGAGCGAGCTCACGGAGGAGGTCCCCGAGGGCGGCGTGTCGGGTGGTGGACACCTCGTCGTCGGGTCGATCAAGTTCGTGAAGGGCCGCCGCGAGGCGGTCATCGACGCGCTCGTGGAGAAGATGGCGGAGGCGGACATCGACGAGGACGTCTCCAGTCTCTCCGCCGTCGACGAGGTGTAG
- a CDS encoding Mov34/MPN/PAD-1 family protein — protein sequence MGLFDRFFRSRDVAGIARDTLEFALSSAEDTHPNEYMGFMRGTPAGEFDLGEAVHPDDYVVTDVLVIPGTSSNEVSATVDSNMIPNDMRTVGSIHSHPNGVLRPSDEDLATFTSGSVHVIMGAPYRSNDWEAFDESGDVTELPVLDVALDDPESFFDFDQFDIDEEIRSEGGYR from the coding sequence ATGGGGTTGTTCGACCGGTTCTTCCGGTCGCGGGACGTCGCCGGCATCGCCAGGGACACGCTGGAGTTCGCGCTCTCCTCGGCGGAGGACACGCACCCGAACGAGTACATGGGATTCATGCGGGGGACGCCAGCGGGCGAGTTCGACCTCGGCGAAGCGGTGCATCCCGACGACTACGTCGTCACGGACGTGCTCGTCATCCCTGGCACGTCCTCGAACGAAGTAAGTGCGACCGTCGACTCGAACATGATACCGAACGACATGCGGACGGTCGGGTCGATCCACTCGCATCCGAACGGCGTCCTCCGGCCGAGCGACGAGGACCTCGCGACGTTCACGTCGGGGAGCGTGCACGTCATCATGGGGGCGCCCTACCGGTCGAACGACTGGGAGGCGTTCGACGAGAGCGGCGACGTCACCGAACTCCCGGTGCTCGACGTCGCGCTCGACGACCCGGAGTCGTTCTTCGACTTCGACCAGTTCGACATCGACGAAGAGATCCGGTCGGAGGGCGGGTACCGATGA
- a CDS encoding adenylyltransferase/cytidyltransferase family protein: MTRAIAQGTFDILHPGHVHYLEEAAALGDELHVIIARRGNVTHKEKPILADRQRRDMVAALDVVDEAHLGDREDIFVPIERIDPDYVVLGHDQHHDDDAIQRALDDRGIDCEVRRASAREKRYDDELLSTGRIVDRILEERSD, encoded by the coding sequence ATGACGCGCGCGATCGCGCAAGGCACGTTCGACATCCTCCACCCCGGGCACGTCCACTACCTCGAGGAGGCGGCGGCGCTCGGCGACGAACTCCACGTCATCATCGCCCGCCGCGGGAACGTCACGCACAAGGAGAAACCGATCCTCGCCGACCGCCAGCGCCGCGACATGGTCGCCGCGCTCGACGTCGTCGACGAAGCCCACCTCGGGGACCGCGAGGACATCTTCGTCCCGATCGAGCGCATCGACCCGGACTACGTCGTGCTCGGGCACGACCAGCACCACGACGACGACGCCATCCAGCGCGCGCTCGACGACCGCGGCATCGACTGCGAAGTGCGGCGCGCGAGCGCTCGCGAGAAGCGCTACGACGACGAACTCCTCTCGACGGGCCGCATCGTCGACCGTATCCTCGAAGAGCGCAGCGACTGA
- a CDS encoding cyclic nucleotide-binding/CBS domain-containing protein produces MSSSDRVTVADVMSSPLETISKDATVEEAAERMRELDINALVVPTNPRAIVSSTDVLDAVAEGRNVADLTVSDVMTEDVETVSPDLYMEEVAAMMETYGIKHLPVVDDDYVGMISSTDVTATLS; encoded by the coding sequence ATGAGTTCTAGCGACAGAGTCACCGTCGCGGACGTGATGTCCTCGCCCCTGGAGACCATCTCGAAGGACGCGACCGTCGAGGAAGCGGCCGAGCGGATGCGCGAACTGGACATCAACGCGCTCGTGGTGCCGACGAACCCGCGCGCGATCGTGAGCAGCACGGACGTCCTGGACGCCGTCGCCGAGGGCCGGAACGTCGCTGATCTCACGGTGTCGGACGTGATGACGGAGGACGTGGAGACCGTGAGTCCGGACCTCTACATGGAGGAGGTCGCGGCGATGATGGAGACGTACGGCATCAAGCACCTCCCGGTCGTCGACGACGACTACGTCGGGATGATCTCGTCGACGGACGTCACCGCGACGCTCTCCTGA